Proteins from one Astatotilapia calliptera chromosome 8, fAstCal1.2, whole genome shotgun sequence genomic window:
- the LOC113028246 gene encoding NAD(P)H dehydrogenase [quinone] 1-like: MAKKVLIVYAHESPASFNAAAKDAAVAALTAQGCTVEVSDLYAMKFKAAATTEDITGGVKDAENFCYAKEIKLASEEGRLADDIKKEQEKLKEADLVIFQFPMYWSSVPAIMKGWMDRVLGFAYAQEKRYSEGIFKDKKAMLSFTTDCPESVYSDTGINGDINVTLWPLQNGILNYCGFQVFAPQIFWDPATGSPESRSSMLEGWRTRLQNLCGEASVYFAPLDYFDKEKGFLLKPEVKEKYASKESGLTVGIHMGKPLPANSQTKAGV; encoded by the exons ATGG CCAAGAAAGTGCTGATTGTGTATGCCCATGAGAGCCCTGCCTCTTTCAATGCTGCTGCCAAAGATGCTGCTGTGGCAGCTCTGACTGCTCAAGGCTGCACTGTAGAGGTGTCTGACCTGTACGCCATGAAGTTCAAAGCTGCTGCTACTACTGAGGACATCACTG GTGGAGTGAAGGATGCTGAGAACTTCTGCTACGCAAAGGAGATCAAATTGGCATCAGAGGAGGGCAGACTTGCAGATGACATCAAAAAAGAGCAGGAGAAACTCAAGGAGGCAGACCTTGTCATCTTTCAG TTCCCCATGTACTGGTCATCTGTTCCTGCAATCATGAAGGGGTGGATGGATCGGGTGTTGGGCTTTGCCTACGCACAGGAGAAGCGGTACAGTGAGGGGATCTTCAAG GACAAGAAAGCCATGCTGTCCTTCACCACTGACTGTCCTGAATCTGTGTACAGTGACACTGGCATCAATGGTGACATCAATGTCACACTGTGGCCACTGCAG AACGGGATCCTGAACTACTGTGGCTTCCAGGTTTTTGCCCCTCAGATCTTCTGGGATCCTGCTACTGGTTCTCCTGAATCTCGCAGCTCCATGCTGGAGGGCTGGCGCACACGACTGCAAAACCTCTGTGGGGAAGCCAGTGTGTACTTTGCTCCCTTGGACTACTTTGACAAGGAGAAGGGTTTCCTGCTGAAGCCTGAGGTCAAAGAGAAATATGCCAGCAAAGAATCTGGCCTCACAGTGGGGATCCACATGGGCAAGCCACTGCCAGCCAACAGCCAGACCAAGGCTGGGGTCTGA